The Armatimonadota bacterium genome window below encodes:
- a CDS encoding beta-ketoacyl-ACP synthase III codes for MIGSSRIAGMGRCIPERVLTNADLEQRVNTTDAWITTRTGIRERRVAREDQATSDLALEAAREALQAASVSAEDLDLILVGTATPDAIFPATACILQDRLGARAAAAVDISAACSSFVYAMAMGHAHIVAGMARRVLVVGADTLSKIVNWEDRTTCVLFGDAAGAVVMVPSDGRRGILSFWLGADGSGASLIAQPAGGSRLPASRETVERGLHYITMNGREVFKFAARVIPRAIEEACRRAGVDPEEVDLFIPHQANIRIIQAAAERLGQPLEKFFVNVDRYGNTSAASVPVALYEAVATGRLRSGDLAVLVAFGAGLTWGACALRWG; via the coding sequence GTGATCGGGTCCAGCCGCATTGCAGGGATGGGACGATGCATTCCGGAACGGGTCCTCACGAATGCGGACCTGGAGCAGCGGGTAAACACCACGGATGCGTGGATCACGACCCGCACGGGAATCCGGGAACGTCGCGTCGCCCGGGAGGACCAGGCGACCTCCGACCTGGCCCTAGAGGCCGCCCGGGAGGCCCTGCAGGCGGCCTCGGTATCCGCGGAGGACCTGGACCTCATCCTGGTGGGGACCGCGACGCCGGATGCCATCTTCCCGGCCACCGCCTGTATCCTGCAGGACCGGTTGGGCGCCCGGGCCGCGGCCGCGGTGGACATCTCCGCGGCCTGCAGCAGCTTCGTATACGCCATGGCCATGGGCCATGCCCACATCGTGGCAGGCATGGCACGGCGGGTGCTGGTGGTGGGCGCGGACACGCTGAGCAAGATCGTAAACTGGGAGGATCGAACCACGTGCGTGCTGTTCGGAGACGCCGCGGGGGCGGTGGTCATGGTCCCCTCGGATGGCCGCCGGGGAATCCTCTCCTTCTGGCTGGGGGCGGACGGCTCCGGGGCGTCCCTCATCGCTCAGCCCGCGGGCGGGAGCCGCCTGCCCGCCTCCCGGGAGACGGTGGAACGGGGTCTCCACTACATCACCATGAACGGACGGGAGGTGTTTAAGTTCGCCGCCCGGGTGATCCCCCGGGCCATCGAGGAGGCGTGCCGGCGGGCCGGCGTGGATCCTGAGGAGGTGGACCTCTTCATTCCCCACCAGGCGAACATCCGAATCATCCAGGCGGCGGCGGAGCGGCTGGGCCAACCCTTGGAGAAGTTCTTCGTGAATGTGGACCGGTACGGGAACACCTCCGCGGCTTCCGTCCCCGTGGCCCTCTACGAGGCGGTGGCCACGGGACGCCTACGATCCGGGGATCTCGCGGTGCTCGTGGCCTTCGGGGCCGGGCTGACCTGGGGAGCCTGTGCCCTGCGCTGGGGGTAA
- the rpmF gene encoding 50S ribosomal protein L32, which produces MSRSMRHSHMRVARRRALWRVERPNLVPCPRCKEPVLPHRVCPRCGYYNGRAVIPEEKAGRS; this is translated from the coding sequence ATGAGCCGGTCCATGCGGCACTCCCACATGCGGGTGGCCAGGCGCCGCGCCCTGTGGCGGGTGGAGCGGCCGAACCTGGTCCCGTGCCCGCGCTGTAAAGAGCCCGTCCTTCCCCACCGGGTCTGCCCCCGGTGCGGGTACTACAACGGCCGGGCCGTGATCCCCGAGGAGAAAGCAGGCCGATCCTAG
- a CDS encoding DUF177 domain-containing protein encodes MRIAVPEIFQDPGGVVVDLRGSVPSQMEDVGFVGPMRGRAWVRAEGTRIRLSGEASADVRQTCARCLREFVGTISVQVNELFDPALQPAWGGELEEGDFIFPLDGDLEVEEIFWQHLLLALPQAPLCRPDCAGLCPVCGADRNVDPCDCVPVARDPRLAVLERFRVE; translated from the coding sequence ATGAGGATCGCGGTTCCGGAAATCTTTCAGGATCCCGGGGGCGTGGTGGTGGACCTTCGCGGATCCGTCCCCTCGCAGATGGAAGACGTGGGCTTCGTGGGCCCCATGCGGGGCCGGGCTTGGGTGCGGGCCGAGGGGACGCGGATCCGATTAAGCGGGGAAGCCTCGGCGGACGTCCGGCAGACCTGTGCCCGCTGCCTACGGGAGTTCGTGGGGACGATCTCCGTCCAGGTCAACGAGCTCTTCGATCCCGCCCTTCAGCCGGCGTGGGGCGGGGAGCTGGAGGAGGGGGATTTCATCTTCCCCCTGGACGGGGACCTCGAGGTGGAGGAGATCTTCTGGCAGCACCTCCTGCTCGCCCTCCCGCAGGCCCCCTTGTGCCGCCCGGACTGCGCGGGCCTGTGCCCCGTGTGCGGGGCGGACCGAAACGTCGACCCTTGCGACTGCGTGCCCGTTGCCCGAGACCCACGTCTTGCCGTCCTGGAGCGCTTCAGAGTAGAGTGA
- the coaD gene encoding pantetheine-phosphate adenylyltransferase: MTIAVYPGTFDPIHLGHLDIIVRAVGLFPTLVVGVAHNPAKRPLFSPEERVEMIREAVAGLGGVRVEAFEDLTVSFARRCGARVIVKGLRATMDFDAEMKMAMMNRRLAPEVETLFLPTSPELAYLSSTLIKEVARLGGDVSELVPRGVLERLRGKVQR, encoded by the coding sequence GTGACCATCGCGGTCTATCCGGGCACCTTCGATCCCATCCACCTCGGGCACCTGGACATCATCGTGCGGGCCGTCGGGCTCTTCCCTACCTTGGTGGTGGGGGTCGCCCACAACCCCGCAAAGCGCCCCCTCTTCAGCCCCGAGGAACGGGTGGAGATGATCCGGGAGGCGGTGGCTGGCCTTGGGGGGGTCCGGGTGGAGGCCTTCGAGGACCTCACCGTCTCCTTTGCACGGCGCTGCGGGGCTCGGGTGATCGTCAAGGGGCTGCGGGCGACCATGGATTTCGATGCGGAGATGAAGATGGCCATGATGAACCGGCGTCTCGCTCCGGAGGTGGAGACCCTCTTCTTGCCCACAAGCCCGGAGCTCGCCTACCTGAGCTCCACCCTCATCAAGGAAGTGGCCAGGCTGGGCGGAGACGTCTCGGAACTGGTCCCCCGTGGGGTGCTGGAGCGGCTTCGCGGGAAGGTGCAGCGGTAA
- the rsmD gene encoding 16S rRNA (guanine(966)-N(2))-methyltransferase RsmD has translation MRIGAGTSRGRRIRVPPGVRPTQERARSAIFNMLGERVRQARVLDLFAGAGTLGLEALSRGARWAVFVERAPRAVRTLRANLAEGGWEDQGEVWPMDVFRALVSLGRRGHRFDLVFLDPPYGTGLVERTLEALATSGLLAPGAAVVAESAVREAVQIPAGYEVVRDRRYGDTRVRILIWRGT, from the coding sequence ATGCGGATCGGGGCGGGGACGAGCAGAGGCAGGAGGATCCGGGTTCCCCCGGGGGTACGACCGACCCAGGAGCGAGCCCGGTCCGCCATCTTCAACATGCTGGGGGAACGGGTCCGGCAAGCCCGGGTCCTGGACCTCTTTGCCGGCGCGGGGACCTTGGGTCTGGAGGCCCTGAGCCGGGGAGCCCGGTGGGCCGTGTTCGTGGAGCGGGCACCTCGGGCGGTGCGGACGCTCCGGGCAAACCTCGCGGAAGGCGGGTGGGAGGACCAGGGGGAGGTATGGCCCATGGACGTCTTCCGGGCCCTAGTCTCCCTCGGACGACGAGGTCACCGGTTCGACCTCGTGTTCCTCGATCCCCCGTACGGGACGGGGCTCGTGGAACGGACGTTGGAGGCCCTCGCGACCTCCGGGCTGCTGGCTCCTGGGGCCGCCGTGGTGGCGGAGAGCGCGGTTCGGGAAGCGGTGCAGATCCCAGCGGGCTACGAGGTCGTGCGGGATCGGCGCTACGGGGACACCCGGGTGCGAATCCTGATCTGGAGGGGAACGTGA
- the recG gene encoding ATP-dependent DNA helicase RecG gives MRRKGANTTPRMASGSGGLQQGVEAVRGVGPALADQLRRLGLETVEDLLYHVPRRYEDRRHFSRLYDAPHGEHRTFRATVVRLHTPQLRTGRTLTEVYVTDGTAVGVLKFWGNRHLHKALQPRTEIVVWGRVRRAFGQIEIENPEFEVLTEGTASSLHTGRIVPVHSVTEGLSARVLRRVIHTAVQQYARWVPETLPEGIRERFGLLPLAQALRAVHFPTSLEEAERARRRLAFEELLILQLALLLRRREASTATKPHRYRTEGGMLEAFFASLPFSLTRAQQRAIQEIARDMYSPHPMNRLLQGEVGSGKTAVAAAAVVIAVQGGFQAAVMAPTEILAEQHYLTFRRLLEPLGIRTVLLTGGLGRGEREARRAEIASGEADLVVGTHALLQEDVAFHRLALVIVDEQHKFGVAQRAALRQKARDPDVLVMTATPIPRTLALTLYGDLDISVLDELPPGRVPVRTYLRTPADRERIYAFVRREVEAGRQAYIVCPLVEESEKLDVQAATELYEDLRGRVFPDLRVGLLHGRMEVEHKERVMQAFREGEISILVATPVIEVGVDVPNATVMVVEHAERFGLAQLHQLRGRVGRGGQRAYCILIAEPSSEEGRRRLEALVRTNDGFEIAQVDLELRGPGELFGTRQHGLPDFRVANPLRDGPLLERAREAASLILTADPRLEQPEHEALRRTLLARYEGSAALLAVG, from the coding sequence ATGAGACGGAAGGGTGCGAACACAACTCCTCGAATGGCCAGCGGGTCGGGTGGGCTGCAGCAGGGCGTAGAGGCGGTCCGGGGTGTGGGTCCCGCCCTCGCGGACCAGCTGCGCCGTCTGGGCCTGGAGACGGTGGAGGACCTCCTGTACCACGTCCCGCGCCGGTACGAAGACCGGCGGCACTTCAGCCGTCTCTACGACGCCCCCCACGGCGAGCACCGAACCTTCCGGGCCACCGTGGTGCGGCTGCACACCCCGCAACTGCGCACGGGGAGGACCCTGACGGAGGTGTACGTGACGGACGGCACCGCGGTAGGCGTGCTGAAGTTCTGGGGGAACCGGCACCTCCACAAAGCCCTCCAGCCCCGTACGGAGATCGTGGTTTGGGGACGGGTGCGCCGGGCCTTCGGCCAGATCGAGATCGAGAACCCGGAGTTCGAGGTCCTCACGGAGGGCACGGCTTCGTCCCTCCATACGGGCCGCATCGTCCCGGTCCACTCCGTCACGGAGGGCCTCTCCGCCCGGGTCCTCCGGCGGGTGATCCACACCGCGGTCCAGCAGTACGCCCGATGGGTCCCCGAAACCCTTCCGGAGGGAATTCGGGAGCGTTTCGGGCTTCTGCCGCTCGCCCAGGCCCTGCGGGCCGTGCACTTTCCCACGAGCCTGGAGGAGGCCGAACGTGCCCGACGGCGGCTGGCCTTTGAGGAGCTCCTGATCCTGCAGCTGGCCCTCCTGCTGCGCCGGCGGGAGGCGAGCACGGCCACGAAGCCCCACCGGTACCGGACGGAGGGCGGGATGCTGGAGGCCTTCTTTGCCTCCCTGCCCTTCTCCCTCACCCGGGCCCAGCAAAGGGCCATCCAGGAGATCGCACGGGACATGTATTCCCCGCATCCCATGAACCGCCTGCTGCAGGGAGAGGTGGGTTCCGGGAAGACCGCGGTGGCCGCGGCCGCGGTGGTGATCGCGGTCCAGGGAGGGTTCCAAGCGGCGGTCATGGCGCCCACGGAAATCCTGGCGGAGCAGCACTACCTCACCTTCCGTCGTCTGCTGGAACCCCTGGGCATCCGCACGGTCCTGCTCACGGGAGGTCTCGGACGAGGAGAGCGGGAGGCACGCCGGGCGGAGATCGCATCCGGAGAGGCCGATCTGGTGGTGGGCACGCACGCGCTCCTCCAGGAGGACGTGGCCTTTCACCGGCTGGCCTTGGTGATCGTGGACGAGCAGCACAAGTTTGGGGTTGCCCAGCGGGCCGCCCTCCGCCAGAAGGCCCGGGATCCGGACGTGCTGGTGATGACCGCCACCCCCATTCCCCGCACCCTGGCCCTCACCCTGTACGGGGATCTGGACATCTCCGTGCTCGACGAGCTTCCCCCCGGCCGCGTCCCCGTGCGCACCTACCTCCGGACGCCCGCGGACCGGGAGCGCATCTACGCCTTCGTCCGGCGGGAGGTGGAGGCGGGCCGTCAGGCGTACATCGTCTGTCCCCTTGTGGAGGAGTCCGAGAAGCTGGACGTGCAGGCGGCCACGGAGCTCTACGAGGACCTGCGCGGGCGCGTGTTCCCGGATCTGCGGGTGGGGCTCTTGCACGGACGGATGGAGGTGGAGCACAAGGAACGGGTTATGCAGGCCTTCCGGGAAGGAGAGATCTCCATCCTGGTGGCCACCCCCGTGATCGAGGTGGGGGTGGACGTGCCGAACGCCACCGTCATGGTGGTGGAGCACGCGGAGCGGTTCGGGCTCGCCCAGCTGCATCAGCTCCGGGGTCGGGTGGGGCGAGGCGGCCAGAGGGCTTACTGTATCCTGATCGCGGAGCCGAGCTCGGAGGAGGGGAGGCGGCGGCTGGAGGCCCTGGTCCGTACCAACGATGGCTTCGAGATCGCCCAGGTGGACCTGGAACTCCGGGGGCCGGGGGAGCTATTCGGGACGCGGCAGCACGGCCTTCCTGACTTCCGGGTCGCGAACCCCCTCCGGGACGGACCCCTCCTGGAGCGGGCGCGGGAAGCTGCCTCCCTCATCCTTACCGCGGATCCCCGGTTGGAGCAGCCCGAACACGAAGCCCTGCGGCGGACCCTTCTGGCCCGGTACGAGGGATCCGCGGCGCTGCTGGCGGTGGGCTGA
- the rpmB gene encoding 50S ribosomal protein L28, whose translation MARVCEICGKRPASGHSVSFSNRHTKRRFLPNLQRVRARIGGGVRRITVCTTCLRSGRVRRAV comes from the coding sequence ATGGCACGGGTGTGCGAGATCTGCGGCAAGCGACCGGCGAGCGGTCATAGCGTCTCCTTCAGCAACCGGCACACGAAGCGGCGCTTTCTCCCAAACCTCCAGCGGGTACGCGCCCGGATCGGAGGAGGGGTCCGGCGGATCACCGTCTGCACCACCTGCCTGCGCTCGGGCCGCGTCCGGCGGGCAGTCTAG
- the hslO gene encoding Hsp33 family molecular chaperone HslO — protein sequence MDTLVRALGADGSVRAFASVTTRLVEEARLRHGTAPTATAALGRALTASGLLAGTLKHGQKVTLRILGDGPLGGILADGTAEGAVRGYVQNPHVHLPLRRPRKLDVGAAVGRGTLHVTRDLGLRYPYHGSAPLVSGEIGEDLAYYFAQSEQIPSVVALGVLVEADGRVVAAGGFLVQVLPRAPEQVLAYLDAHARALPPVTALVRQGLRPAEILQVALGDLPFQVLEERPLRFRCTCSTERVREVLASLGPQELTALLEEQGQAEVRCRFCGERYLLDGPALRDLLRSFA from the coding sequence GTGGATACCCTGGTGCGGGCGCTGGGAGCGGACGGGTCGGTTCGGGCGTTTGCCTCCGTGACCACGCGGCTGGTGGAGGAGGCAAGGCTTCGCCACGGGACCGCGCCCACGGCCACGGCAGCCCTGGGGCGGGCCCTGACCGCCTCCGGGCTGCTCGCGGGCACCCTCAAGCATGGCCAGAAGGTAACCCTTCGCATCCTGGGAGATGGTCCGCTTGGCGGGATCCTGGCGGACGGGACCGCGGAGGGGGCCGTGCGGGGATACGTCCAGAATCCCCACGTCCACCTCCCCCTCCGGCGACCCCGCAAGCTGGATGTAGGCGCCGCGGTGGGCCGGGGGACCCTCCACGTGACCCGGGACCTGGGTCTGCGATACCCGTATCACGGAAGCGCCCCCCTCGTCTCCGGGGAGATCGGGGAGGATCTGGCCTACTACTTCGCGCAGTCCGAACAGATCCCCTCCGTGGTGGCCTTGGGCGTGCTGGTGGAAGCCGACGGCCGGGTGGTCGCCGCGGGCGGTTTTCTCGTGCAGGTCCTGCCGCGGGCCCCTGAGCAGGTCCTCGCCTACCTGGACGCCCACGCCCGCGCGCTCCCGCCCGTCACGGCCCTCGTGCGGCAGGGGTTGCGGCCTGCGGAGATCCTCCAGGTGGCGCTTGGGGATCTGCCGTTTCAGGTGCTGGAAGAACGGCCCCTCCGGTTCCGGTGCACCTGCTCGACGGAGCGGGTGCGGGAGGTTCTCGCGAGCCTGGGCCCGCAGGAGCTCACCGCCCTCCTGGAGGAGCAGGGCCAAGCCGAGGTCCGGTGCCGGTTCTGCGGGGAGCGCTACCTGCTTGACGGTCCCGCCCTGCGCGACCTGCTCCGGAGTTTTGCCTAG